In Bdellovibrio sp. GT3, one genomic interval encodes:
- a CDS encoding radical SAM/SPASM domain-containing protein: protein MNIEISNVCNLQCSFCPPVEREKKMMTLETFESVVSQVAPLTDQVTLHLMGDPLVHPKLAQFIEICANHQVPVFLVTNGVLMNEVREELLLNPILRQVNFSLHSFHDNYGDKDPTIYLNKIFRYTRRALEERPDLYLNYRLWNLDAPLGTGAHNRSMLDRVCTEFGFNFNEAIDVRRNKSVRIHNRLYLHFDTEFTWPSVDLPILGTKGTCYGLSSHFGVLADGTVVPCCLDKEGKIPLGNVKDLTVLEILNSERSMSILKGFKNNKLVENLCQRCQYITRFN, encoded by the coding sequence GTGAATATCGAGATCAGCAACGTCTGCAATCTGCAGTGTAGCTTTTGTCCGCCTGTGGAGCGTGAGAAGAAGATGATGACCCTGGAGACCTTCGAGAGCGTGGTCTCCCAAGTGGCTCCCCTGACCGATCAGGTGACCCTGCATTTGATGGGCGATCCGTTGGTGCATCCGAAGCTTGCTCAATTCATCGAAATCTGCGCTAACCACCAAGTGCCGGTATTCCTGGTTACCAATGGCGTGTTGATGAATGAAGTCCGCGAAGAACTGCTGTTGAACCCGATCCTGCGTCAGGTGAATTTCTCTCTGCACAGCTTTCATGATAACTACGGCGACAAGGATCCGACGATCTATTTAAACAAAATCTTCCGCTACACCCGTCGCGCTTTGGAAGAGCGTCCTGATTTATATCTCAACTATCGCCTGTGGAATCTGGATGCCCCGTTGGGCACGGGTGCTCACAACAGATCCATGCTGGATCGCGTGTGCACGGAGTTTGGGTTTAACTTTAACGAAGCCATCGACGTGCGCCGAAACAAAAGCGTGCGCATTCATAATCGTCTGTATTTGCACTTTGATACCGAGTTCACATGGCCTTCGGTGGACTTACCTATCCTTGGTACCAAGGGCACCTGCTATGGCCTTTCCAGCCACTTTGGCGTGCTGGCAGACGGCACCGTGGTTCCCTGCTGTTTGGATAAAGAGGGTAAGATCCCTTTGGGTAATGTTAAGGACCTCACGGTTCTGGAAATCCTGAATTCCGAACGTTCCATGAGTATTTTAAAGGGCTTTAAAAACAATAAGCTGGTTGAAAACCTTTGCCAGCGCTGCCAATATATCACCAGATTCAATTAA
- the gpmA gene encoding 2,3-diphosphoglycerate-dependent phosphoglycerate mutase, with product MYKLVLIRHGESVWNQENRFTGWQDVDLSEKGRAEAAKGGKSLHEKGFQFDIAYTSVLKRAIKTLNFVLDEIDQVWLPVHKEWRLNERHYGALQGLNKAETAARHGEEQVKIWRRSYDVMPPAMENNDPRHPSHDPRYKNVPPGLLPSAESLKETVARFLPIWNETIAPKIKSGQKVLIVAHGNSLRALMQHLENMTPDQIMGVNMPTGIPLVYELDKDLKVIGKEFVGDPDEVKAAMEAVANQGKAK from the coding sequence GTGTATAAGTTGGTGCTAATTCGACACGGTGAGAGTGTTTGGAATCAAGAGAATCGCTTCACAGGTTGGCAAGACGTTGATCTTTCCGAAAAAGGTCGTGCCGAAGCTGCAAAAGGAGGCAAATCACTCCACGAAAAAGGCTTCCAGTTCGATATTGCTTATACAAGCGTACTAAAACGCGCGATTAAAACCCTCAATTTCGTTTTGGACGAGATCGATCAAGTGTGGCTTCCTGTCCACAAAGAATGGCGCTTGAACGAACGTCACTACGGCGCTCTTCAGGGACTTAACAAGGCAGAAACTGCAGCCCGTCATGGGGAAGAACAAGTTAAGATCTGGCGTCGCAGTTACGATGTTATGCCACCTGCTATGGAAAACAATGATCCCCGTCATCCTTCGCACGATCCGCGCTACAAAAATGTGCCCCCGGGACTTTTGCCCAGCGCAGAATCCTTAAAAGAGACGGTTGCGCGCTTTCTGCCGATTTGGAACGAAACTATTGCTCCTAAAATCAAATCCGGCCAAAAAGTCTTGATCGTGGCCCACGGCAACAGCTTGCGTGCTTTGATGCAACACCTTGAAAATATGACACCAGATCAGATCATGGGCGTGAATATGCCGACGGGTATTCCGCTAGTGTACGAACTCGATAAAGATCTAAAGGTGATCGGCAAGGAATTTGTCGGTGATCCGGATGAAGTAAAGGCAGCGATGGAAGCTGTCGCAAATCAGGGAAAAGCAAAATAG
- the odhB gene encoding 2-oxoglutarate dehydrogenase complex dihydrolipoyllysine-residue succinyltransferase: MKQEIKVPAVGESITEATIGSWTKKSGDFVKRNEVLMLLETDKASVEVVAENDGVLTILPGSEAGATVLIGATVATLDTDAKASADAPAAAPAEKGSVPPPPPAQPAAQTSASPAAAPAGSNPNLSPAVQRIVTENQIDPSQVAGTGKDGRLTKGDVLGAAPGTAGKSAPAAAPSAAPAKAAAPTVVPVATGPSKQGDKKLVPMTTIRKRISEKLKEAQNTAALLTTFNEIDMTKVMELRAKYKDKFKEKYGINLGFNGFFVKASVEALKAFPAVNAWITGTDVEYHNYFNIGIAVSTEKGLMVPNVKDADTLSLAGIELAIRDLAAKGRDGKISPNDLGGGTFSITNGGVFGSLLSTPIVNFPQSAIMGLHKIQDRPMAIDGKVEIRPMMYVALTYDHRIIDGKEAVSFLVKIKELVEDPERLLLEV, encoded by the coding sequence ATGAAACAAGAGATTAAAGTTCCCGCAGTAGGCGAATCGATCACTGAAGCGACGATTGGCAGCTGGACGAAAAAATCCGGCGACTTCGTAAAACGTAACGAAGTTTTGATGCTTCTTGAAACTGATAAAGCGAGCGTTGAAGTTGTCGCTGAAAACGATGGTGTTTTGACTATCCTTCCTGGCAGCGAAGCCGGCGCAACGGTATTGATCGGTGCGACGGTAGCTACTTTGGATACAGACGCTAAAGCCTCTGCAGATGCCCCTGCGGCAGCACCAGCGGAAAAAGGTTCTGTACCTCCTCCGCCACCTGCTCAGCCTGCAGCTCAAACATCTGCTTCCCCTGCGGCTGCCCCTGCTGGATCCAATCCTAATCTTTCTCCAGCGGTTCAAAGAATCGTGACTGAAAACCAGATCGATCCATCCCAAGTGGCTGGCACTGGTAAAGATGGTCGTTTGACTAAGGGTGATGTTCTTGGTGCCGCTCCAGGCACAGCAGGAAAATCAGCTCCAGCAGCAGCACCTTCTGCAGCCCCAGCAAAAGCGGCGGCACCAACAGTGGTACCGGTTGCGACAGGCCCATCTAAACAAGGTGATAAAAAACTTGTTCCGATGACGACGATCCGCAAACGTATCTCTGAAAAACTAAAAGAAGCGCAAAACACTGCGGCACTTCTTACGACTTTCAACGAAATCGACATGACGAAAGTGATGGAGCTTCGTGCGAAGTACAAAGACAAGTTCAAAGAAAAATACGGAATCAATCTTGGGTTCAACGGCTTCTTTGTAAAAGCCTCTGTTGAAGCTTTGAAAGCCTTCCCTGCGGTGAACGCTTGGATCACTGGCACTGACGTCGAATACCACAACTACTTCAACATCGGTATCGCGGTATCGACAGAGAAGGGTTTGATGGTTCCAAACGTTAAGGATGCAGATACTTTGTCTTTGGCAGGTATTGAACTGGCGATTCGTGATTTGGCAGCTAAGGGCCGCGATGGCAAGATCTCTCCAAACGATTTGGGTGGCGGTACTTTCTCCATCACAAACGGTGGCGTGTTCGGTTCATTACTTTCAACGCCAATCGTGAACTTCCCACAATCAGCAATCATGGGTCTTCATAAAATCCAAGACCGCCCAATGGCGATCGATGGTAAAGTTGAAATCCGCCCAATGATGTACGTGGCTTTGACTTACGACCACAGAATCATCGACGGTAAAGAAGCCGTTAGCTTCCTGGTTAAGATCAAGGAGCTTGTGGAAGATCCTGAAAGACTACTACTAGAAGTATAA
- the lpdA gene encoding dihydrolipoyl dehydrogenase: MADNQFDLIVIGSGPGGYVGAIRAAQLGLKTAVVEKDKTYGGTCLNVGCIPSKALLESSEHYQAAQHDFAAHGIKVPKVELDLETMLGRKDKVVKANTDGISFLFKKNKITGFNGFGKILGAGKVEVKGDDGNTQVLTTKAILIASGSVPVELPFLKYDEKRIVSNTGALIIPKVPKTMIVVGGGVIGLELGSVWQRLGAEVTVIEYTNRLGGPTDQDCMTVLKRNLEKEGMKFLLSTKVTGSNVVGDGVEVTYESLTDGKATTAKAEVVLVATGRKPFTTGLGLEDVGIQKDPQGRITVDGHYQTTVPGIYAIGDVIAGPMLAHKAEEEGVAVAEMLAGGAGHVNYNTVPGVIYTHPEVATVGLTEEQCKEKGIEINVGKFPFMANGRARAKGFTEGFVKIIADKKTDKILGAHMVGPSVSELIHEVIVCMEFGGSSEDLARSFHAHPTLSEVVREAALAVEKRARQM, from the coding sequence ATGGCAGACAATCAATTTGATCTTATTGTTATCGGTTCTGGTCCCGGCGGATATGTGGGCGCAATTCGTGCGGCACAACTGGGTCTTAAAACTGCGGTTGTTGAAAAAGACAAAACTTATGGCGGCACTTGCTTGAATGTAGGTTGCATCCCTTCCAAAGCTCTTCTTGAAAGCTCTGAACACTACCAGGCAGCTCAACATGATTTCGCTGCTCACGGTATCAAAGTTCCAAAGGTGGAGCTGGATCTTGAAACGATGCTGGGTCGTAAAGACAAAGTCGTTAAAGCCAACACAGATGGCATCAGCTTCCTTTTCAAGAAAAACAAAATCACAGGCTTCAACGGTTTCGGCAAAATCCTGGGCGCAGGCAAAGTCGAAGTCAAAGGCGACGACGGCAACACACAAGTGTTGACGACAAAAGCAATCCTGATCGCTTCCGGCTCCGTGCCGGTTGAATTGCCATTCTTGAAATACGACGAAAAAAGAATCGTTTCCAATACTGGTGCCTTGATCATTCCTAAAGTGCCAAAAACAATGATCGTAGTTGGTGGCGGTGTGATCGGCCTTGAACTTGGTTCAGTATGGCAACGCCTGGGTGCTGAAGTGACAGTGATCGAGTACACCAACCGTCTGGGTGGACCGACTGATCAAGATTGTATGACAGTGCTTAAGCGCAACTTGGAAAAAGAAGGCATGAAGTTCCTTCTTTCTACCAAAGTGACCGGCTCCAACGTTGTTGGTGACGGTGTTGAAGTGACTTATGAATCTTTGACGGATGGTAAAGCGACTACGGCGAAAGCTGAAGTCGTACTTGTGGCGACAGGTCGCAAACCATTCACAACAGGCTTGGGGCTTGAAGACGTTGGTATCCAAAAAGATCCACAAGGTCGCATCACAGTGGATGGCCACTACCAAACAACGGTTCCTGGCATTTATGCCATCGGTGACGTAATTGCAGGACCAATGCTTGCGCACAAAGCGGAAGAAGAAGGCGTGGCAGTTGCAGAAATGCTGGCTGGTGGCGCAGGTCACGTAAACTACAACACAGTTCCGGGCGTGATCTACACTCACCCCGAAGTGGCGACAGTGGGTTTAACTGAAGAGCAATGCAAAGAAAAAGGCATCGAAATCAACGTGGGTAAATTCCCGTTCATGGCCAATGGTCGTGCTCGCGCGAAAGGCTTCACGGAAGGTTTCGTGAAAATCATCGCGGATAAGAAAACAGACAAAATCCTGGGCGCCCACATGGTGGGTCCAAGTGTTTCTGAGCTAATCCACGAAGTGATCGTTTGTATGGAGTTCGGCGGCAGCAGCGAAGATCTGGCTAGATCTTTCCACGCCCACCCGACCTTGTCTGAGGTCGTGCGGGAAGCGGCCCTTGCGGTTGAAAAGCGCGCTCGTCAGATGTAA
- a CDS encoding Hsp20/alpha crystallin family protein — MADNVLTISGERMKEAGDKKYSERSYGKFQRTFSLPVHVAGDKIEASYKDGVLAVTLPKAEGTKSRSIKVQ, encoded by the coding sequence ATGGCCGACAACGTTCTGACTATTTCAGGTGAACGAATGAAGGAAGCCGGAGATAAAAAATACTCCGAGCGATCTTACGGCAAGTTCCAAAGAACTTTCTCCCTGCCAGTGCATGTGGCGGGTGACAAGATCGAAGCTTCTTACAAAGACGGCGTCCTGGCTGTGACTTTGCCAAAAGCCGAAGGAACAAAAAGCCGCTCGATCAAAGTACAATAA
- a CDS encoding amidohydrolase has protein sequence MRLIAAITLILGFQANAKAPDAIWYGGPILTMNDKLPQAEAIAISDGKITAVGARKDLLKTKSAATRLIDLKGKTLLPGFIDAHSHVSMVGQQAISANLLSPPDGPITSIPDLQAALTEYIKASPTPKKYGMVLGMGYDDAQLKEQRHPTRQDLDKVSTEVPIVIMHQSGHFGVANSKALAMAGVNKNSANPPGGVIRRQSNSEPNGVLEENAFFLSLVKLFPKMTESQKIEMLEAGIKIYKSYGYTTVQDGRSSPEQIAANIAAAKSKRLDVDIVSYPDVLTPGTEELMKAPYFHDTTQKPKYQNRFRIGGVKLTLDGSPQAKTAWLTKPYYKVPEGLPKNYSGYEVVPDAKVLEVLEQSLRNHWQIITHANGDRAIDQLITAIRISEKKYPGVDVRPVLIHGQTLRKDQIADLKKLKIFPSLFPMHTFYWGDWHRTSVLGPERAENISPTGWVLAENMKFTSHHDAPVVFPDSIRVLASTVNRTTRSDYVLGPEQRVDPLTALKSQTLWSAYQHFEEGSKGSLEVGKLADFAILSENPLTIPPAQLINIKVLETIKEGKSIYSRNPDKPEGNISYHNSHDSK, from the coding sequence ATGAGATTGATTGCAGCAATTACTCTGATCCTGGGATTTCAAGCAAACGCCAAAGCACCGGATGCCATTTGGTACGGCGGTCCGATTCTTACTATGAACGACAAACTTCCCCAGGCCGAAGCCATTGCCATCAGTGATGGAAAGATCACCGCGGTGGGTGCCAGGAAAGATCTTTTAAAAACCAAATCGGCAGCCACCCGCCTGATTGACCTTAAAGGGAAAACTCTGCTGCCCGGCTTTATTGATGCCCACTCTCACGTATCCATGGTGGGACAACAGGCGATCAGCGCAAATCTACTTTCCCCTCCGGATGGCCCCATCACTTCCATTCCTGATTTACAGGCAGCTCTGACTGAATACATCAAAGCCTCCCCCACCCCGAAAAAGTACGGGATGGTATTGGGTATGGGCTATGACGATGCCCAGCTAAAAGAACAGCGCCACCCGACACGCCAGGATCTGGACAAAGTTTCAACTGAAGTACCGATTGTGATCATGCATCAGTCAGGACACTTTGGTGTAGCAAACAGCAAGGCCTTGGCAATGGCTGGCGTGAATAAAAATTCTGCGAATCCCCCAGGAGGCGTTATTCGTCGCCAATCCAATTCTGAACCCAATGGCGTCCTGGAAGAAAACGCTTTCTTTTTAAGCTTGGTAAAACTTTTTCCCAAGATGACCGAGTCCCAGAAAATAGAAATGCTGGAAGCCGGAATAAAAATATATAAAAGTTATGGCTACACCACCGTTCAAGACGGACGAAGCTCTCCCGAACAGATTGCCGCCAACATCGCAGCAGCCAAATCCAAAAGACTTGATGTGGATATCGTCTCTTATCCTGACGTTCTCACTCCAGGAACAGAGGAGCTGATGAAGGCCCCGTACTTTCACGACACCACACAAAAACCAAAGTATCAAAATCGCTTTCGTATCGGCGGTGTCAAACTGACTTTGGATGGATCGCCACAGGCAAAAACGGCATGGCTCACTAAGCCGTATTATAAAGTTCCCGAAGGCCTTCCTAAAAACTACTCAGGTTACGAAGTGGTTCCTGACGCCAAGGTGCTCGAAGTACTTGAACAATCCCTACGAAACCATTGGCAGATCATCACTCATGCGAATGGTGATCGCGCGATTGATCAATTGATCACTGCCATAAGAATCTCCGAAAAAAAATATCCCGGTGTCGATGTCAGACCGGTACTAATTCATGGACAAACTTTACGCAAGGATCAGATTGCTGATCTAAAAAAGCTTAAAATATTTCCGTCCCTATTTCCGATGCACACCTTTTACTGGGGTGACTGGCATCGCACCTCGGTGTTGGGGCCAGAGCGTGCCGAAAATATTTCACCGACAGGTTGGGTGCTGGCAGAAAATATGAAGTTTACCTCCCATCATGATGCCCCTGTGGTTTTTCCAGATTCCATTCGCGTCCTGGCATCCACAGTCAATCGCACAACCCGTAGTGACTATGTCCTGGGTCCCGAGCAGCGAGTGGATCCATTGACCGCATTGAAGTCCCAGACCCTCTGGTCAGCTTACCAACATTTTGAGGAAGGCTCGAAAGGATCGTTGGAGGTGGGGAAACTGGCGGATTTCGCGATCCTTTCCGAGAACCCCTTAACGATCCCACCGGCACAACTGATTAACATCAAGGTTCTGGAAACCATCAAAGAAGGCAAAAGCATTTACTCGAGAAATCCGGACAAACCCGAGGGAAATATCAGCTATCACAACTCACATGATTCAAAATAA
- a CDS encoding GlsB/YeaQ/YmgE family stress response membrane protein, producing the protein MDFGAILTTLLSGLAGGNIAGSLLKKLNLGPAGNSIAGIVGGFLGGPAITGMVNPMTQGGAIFSNIAGSGIGGAVVMILAGLVKNWWDKRQAQTKSSTFRKDQDISQSYTKTPPPPKSRDYQEGPRP; encoded by the coding sequence ATGGATTTTGGAGCAATTCTTACCACGCTTCTTTCTGGGTTGGCCGGCGGTAATATCGCCGGATCTTTATTGAAGAAATTGAACCTCGGACCTGCAGGGAATTCCATAGCCGGAATTGTCGGAGGCTTTCTGGGGGGACCAGCAATCACGGGTATGGTGAATCCCATGACTCAAGGGGGAGCGATATTCAGTAATATCGCCGGCTCCGGTATCGGGGGAGCGGTTGTTATGATACTGGCAGGTCTTGTGAAAAACTGGTGGGACAAACGCCAGGCACAGACGAAGTCATCGACCTTTAGAAAAGACCAGGACATCTCTCAGTCCTATACGAAAACGCCTCCTCCTCCTAAATCAAGAGATTATCAAGAGGGGCCACGTCCTTAA
- a CDS encoding DoxX family membrane protein codes for MNLNHQDIAVSILRIALGINIFLHGVVRFGANYSKFITWITDTFKDAPLPQWSVVAFAYAIPPLEAAIGLLLILGLFTFPTLIAGLALMIMLMAGSCLIQNWDMVGIQMIYILLYTVVLFFLNYNHYSIDVIVRKR; via the coding sequence ATGAATTTGAACCATCAGGATATTGCTGTTTCTATTTTGCGGATTGCTTTGGGGATTAACATTTTTCTTCATGGCGTCGTTCGTTTCGGAGCCAATTACAGCAAATTCATCACTTGGATCACGGACACATTTAAGGATGCTCCCCTGCCACAATGGTCGGTTGTGGCTTTTGCCTATGCCATTCCACCCTTAGAGGCAGCCATTGGCTTATTGTTAATTCTGGGTCTGTTCACTTTTCCGACGCTGATTGCGGGACTTGCCCTTATGATCATGCTCATGGCGGGAAGCTGCCTGATTCAAAACTGGGACATGGTGGGAATCCAAATGATTTACATTCTGCTTTACACCGTGGTTTTGTTTTTCCTGAACTACAACCACTACTCCATCGACGTGATCGTCAGAAAAAGATAG
- a CDS encoding SDR family NAD(P)-dependent oxidoreductase, with product MSNKLALVTGSTAGIGFAIAQCLSKKGFDVIINGRSEERVNNAINELIKTGANKVSLHGVAADLTTTAGTSKLIEKFPEVDVLVNNFGIFEPKEFADITDADWEKMWNGNFMSGARLSRHYFPRMLKKNNGRVIFISSESAMQIPTEMIHYGVSKTAQVALARGMAEVATRTNVTVNSVLVGPTKSEGVGTFLKQLAEKDGLTEKQVEEGFFKTARPTSIIQRFIRTEEIGNAVAFLASDEASAITGSAMRVDGGLLKTMV from the coding sequence ATGAGCAACAAATTAGCCTTAGTCACTGGCTCCACGGCAGGAATCGGATTCGCAATTGCACAATGCCTTTCCAAAAAAGGTTTCGATGTGATCATCAATGGACGCTCCGAAGAACGTGTCAATAATGCCATCAACGAACTGATCAAAACCGGCGCAAACAAAGTCTCCCTTCACGGTGTGGCAGCAGATCTTACCACCACCGCTGGCACCTCTAAATTAATTGAAAAGTTTCCTGAAGTGGATGTACTGGTAAATAATTTTGGCATCTTTGAACCCAAAGAATTCGCCGACATCACGGATGCGGACTGGGAAAAAATGTGGAATGGGAATTTTATGTCGGGAGCAAGACTATCCCGCCACTACTTCCCGCGCATGCTCAAAAAGAATAACGGCCGCGTGATTTTCATTTCCAGCGAATCTGCGATGCAAATCCCCACCGAGATGATTCACTACGGAGTTTCAAAAACCGCACAGGTCGCCTTAGCCCGCGGCATGGCTGAAGTGGCCACGCGCACGAATGTCACTGTGAACTCTGTTTTGGTCGGCCCCACAAAATCCGAAGGAGTTGGGACCTTCCTGAAACAACTCGCTGAAAAAGATGGACTGACCGAAAAACAGGTGGAAGAGGGATTCTTTAAAACAGCACGCCCGACTTCAATCATTCAAAGGTTTATCCGCACGGAAGAGATCGGCAATGCGGTGGCTTTCCTGGCATCTGATGAGGCCTCTGCCATCACCGGCTCCGCGATGCGAGTCGACGGTGGATTGCTTAAGACTATGGTATAA
- a CDS encoding 2-oxoglutarate dehydrogenase E1 component, protein MNNNGINSSNLEYIEALYGDFKAKPETLAPEWRSFFEGVEFAQSGKFGMSDKELSVFQLIQAYRAQGHLEADLNPLYKPEANEALNLKTFGLSDKDLNAKFQIGALVGKQNATLAELIAHLQKSFCGKIALQASDATAAEYKWLLAEFETPSFKLSPEEKKNVLASLTKAETLEKFVHTRYVGTKRFSVEGADSVLAMMDTVVERGSAVGVKEIHMGMAHRGRVNMLVNFFGKGEEYVFGDFNGPLELEKPIEDFDGDVKYHLGYKSEKKAANGSSVKATLAYNPSHLETVNAVALGITRASQDLNGGDRKGAVCVLIHGDAAFAGQGIIQETMQMAAVHSHTTGGTIHIIIDNQVGFTTGSKDARSTRYASDAAKMTFTPVLHCNGDDVESCVRAMDIAVRYRQQFGKDVVVNLICYRKYGHNEGDEPAFTQPLMYDLIKAHQTVREIYAAKLAGENSIDKKTADELYQKAMDRLQQIFEDTKKASPKLKNFKFDGNWSGLRKGVEADADKPVNTGFDLAKLKQIGEKAASYPADFTPHPKLIKLLESRKDMASGKTSVDWGMGELLAYGSLLSEGKSVRLTGEDCVRGTFTHRHAGMYDVKTNKAFFPLADTNPNAKLLAAESILSEYGVMGYEYGYTVQDPNTLVMWEAQFGDFVNGAQIVIDQYIAAAESKWQQMSGLVLLLPHGYEGQGPEHSSARLERFLQSCALYNMQVCNLTTPAQIFHALRRQVVRDFRKPLVIMTPKSLLRHPKAVSPIEDLANGSFQPVLADNTDKSKVDTVVFVSGKFYYELLDEREKSKKDNVALVRLEQIYPFPARQVAEILKGYPKAKTLIWAQEEPKNMGAFQHVYFKFIEVVQKAGLQLRFEYAGRPEKASPAVGSIHRHKTEQADIIKSIFS, encoded by the coding sequence GTGAACAACAATGGTATCAACAGTTCAAATCTTGAATACATTGAAGCACTCTATGGTGACTTCAAAGCAAAGCCTGAAACGCTAGCTCCAGAGTGGAGAAGTTTCTTTGAGGGAGTAGAGTTTGCTCAATCCGGCAAATTCGGGATGTCCGACAAAGAGCTTTCAGTCTTTCAGTTGATTCAAGCTTACCGCGCGCAAGGACATCTTGAAGCGGATTTGAATCCCCTTTACAAACCCGAAGCCAACGAAGCTTTGAATCTGAAGACATTCGGATTGAGCGACAAAGATTTGAATGCAAAATTTCAAATTGGTGCTTTGGTTGGAAAACAAAATGCAACCCTGGCAGAATTGATCGCGCATTTGCAAAAATCCTTCTGCGGTAAAATCGCATTGCAAGCTTCTGATGCTACGGCAGCAGAATACAAATGGTTATTGGCAGAGTTTGAAACTCCGTCCTTCAAACTATCCCCTGAAGAAAAGAAAAATGTTCTGGCTTCTTTGACGAAGGCAGAAACTTTGGAAAAATTCGTTCACACCCGTTACGTGGGAACAAAGCGTTTCTCTGTTGAGGGCGCGGATTCAGTTCTGGCAATGATGGACACCGTGGTAGAGCGTGGCTCTGCGGTTGGCGTGAAAGAGATCCACATGGGCATGGCCCACCGTGGACGCGTGAACATGCTGGTGAATTTCTTCGGCAAGGGCGAAGAGTACGTCTTTGGTGATTTCAATGGTCCGTTGGAACTTGAAAAACCAATCGAAGACTTCGATGGCGACGTAAAATACCACTTGGGGTATAAATCCGAGAAGAAAGCGGCTAACGGTTCTTCCGTTAAAGCAACTCTGGCTTACAACCCTTCTCACTTGGAAACTGTGAATGCAGTAGCCTTGGGGATCACTCGTGCCTCCCAAGACCTGAACGGTGGCGACAGAAAAGGTGCCGTCTGCGTATTGATTCACGGAGACGCCGCTTTCGCGGGCCAAGGTATCATCCAGGAAACAATGCAAATGGCAGCCGTTCATTCGCATACTACTGGCGGTACAATCCATATCATCATCGACAACCAGGTGGGCTTCACGACGGGCTCTAAAGATGCTCGTTCCACTCGCTATGCTTCTGATGCTGCAAAAATGACTTTCACACCGGTCCTTCACTGTAACGGTGATGATGTTGAATCCTGTGTTCGTGCGATGGACATCGCGGTTCGCTACCGTCAGCAATTTGGCAAAGACGTGGTTGTGAATTTGATCTGTTACCGTAAATACGGTCACAACGAGGGTGACGAACCTGCTTTCACTCAGCCATTGATGTACGATCTGATCAAAGCCCACCAGACAGTTCGCGAAATCTATGCCGCGAAATTGGCTGGCGAAAACAGTATTGATAAAAAAACCGCGGACGAACTTTATCAAAAAGCGATGGATCGTCTGCAACAGATTTTTGAAGACACCAAAAAAGCGTCTCCTAAGCTTAAGAACTTCAAGTTCGATGGCAACTGGTCAGGACTTCGCAAAGGTGTTGAAGCCGATGCTGATAAACCAGTAAACACGGGCTTTGACCTGGCGAAACTAAAACAGATCGGTGAAAAAGCCGCTTCTTACCCGGCTGACTTTACTCCGCATCCTAAGTTGATCAAACTTCTGGAAAGCCGCAAAGACATGGCTTCCGGTAAAACTTCGGTTGATTGGGGTATGGGCGAATTGTTGGCGTACGGTTCTTTGCTTTCTGAAGGCAAATCCGTTCGCTTGACTGGTGAAGACTGCGTGCGCGGTACTTTCACTCACCGTCACGCGGGTATGTACGATGTAAAAACAAATAAAGCATTCTTCCCTCTGGCTGATACAAATCCAAACGCAAAACTTTTGGCGGCAGAATCCATTCTGTCTGAGTACGGCGTAATGGGTTACGAATATGGATACACGGTACAGGATCCAAACACTTTGGTGATGTGGGAAGCCCAGTTCGGTGACTTCGTCAATGGCGCGCAAATCGTGATTGACCAGTACATTGCCGCGGCAGAATCCAAATGGCAGCAAATGTCCGGTTTGGTTCTTTTGCTTCCGCATGGTTACGAAGGCCAGGGACCAGAGCACAGCTCTGCCCGTCTTGAGCGCTTCTTGCAAAGCTGTGCTTTGTACAACATGCAAGTGTGCAACCTGACGACGCCAGCACAGATCTTCCATGCTCTTCGTCGCCAAGTGGTTCGTGATTTCAGAAAACCTCTGGTGATCATGACGCCAAAATCTTTGTTGAGACATCCAAAGGCGGTTTCACCAATTGAGGATCTGGCGAATGGTTCCTTCCAACCGGTACTGGCTGATAACACTGACAAATCCAAAGTGGACACGGTGGTGTTTGTTTCCGGTAAGTTCTACTATGAACTTCTGGATGAAAGAGAAAAATCCAAAAAGGATAATGTCGCTCTGGTTCGCCTTGAGCAGATTTATCCATTCCCAGCTCGTCAAGTGGCGGAAATCCTTAAGGGCTATCCTAAAGCGAAGACACTTATCTGGGCTCAGGAAGAACCGAAAAATATGGGTGCCTTCCAGCACGTCTACTTCAAGTTCATTGAAGTGGTACAAAAAGCTGGTTTGCAACTGCGTTTTGAGTACGCGGGCCGTCCTGAAAAGGCGTCTCCGGCTGTGGGATCCATCCACAGACACAAAACGGAACAAGCTGACATTATTAAAAGCATCTTTAGCTAA